Genomic segment of Vespa crabro chromosome 18, iyVesCrab1.2, whole genome shotgun sequence:
gcgcgcgcgcgaacaATACATAGCATGTGCCGCTTGAATTGAATAATATAGCTTTAGCTACAATTGAACCAGCAGATCTATATATGCAATACTACTATCCTATAACAATCGTTTACTCTACTTTCGTGCTACTCgatttatcattgaaattggaTTTGTATCTACTAAAGGGTTCTTTCCTTATCATCAAGATTCGTTGCTTCtctaaaaatgaattatatttttttcataactaAGCGAAGATTCAGCGAAAGAGATGATAAACGCGTGAACAAAGTCGATTAATCTTATCTCATTGAccgatgatttattatttatgatttacaTTCGCGTGTCCGACAAGATTTGCCTTAAGGCTTTTAggtaattattgaaatttattcgcAGGCGTTGCCGTGGAAGAAATGGAGTGTCTCTTAGACTTTATGTATCGTGGCTCGATCGACGTAACCGAGGAACATTTACCCTCGTTGATAAAGACTGCAACGGACCTGGAGATACGTGGGCTCTCGGGGGATCAGAGAAATCAGGATAACGGTAGAAGCTCCTATAACAGGGTAGACCCGAGAACTCAACGATGTCACATCGAGACGAGGGTTCACACCACCGAGTACATGAAGGAACCTTCGGTCATACCTTTTCTACCGAAGCAATCGTCGGTCGACTCGTTGGAGGATACTATCAAGGTCGAGGAGATCGAAGTCGAGGACGATCCTATGGTAATGGATGGTCACGAGGATTCATTCGACGAACCATTGCGATCATCCGGGACGCAAATCGtacgatctttttctttgttctcctcgaaattcaatattaattcaattgaaCATCTAGATTTGTTGTCTTAATTATTTAGAGGCGCATACCACCTCCCATGTACAAACGAGAGACGAGGTTCAAAGGACAAAAGAGAGTGTCGGTAGGTAGAATAACCAGGAACAGCGATCCATTGGATATAAAGCCAAAAGATCGTTCGTCCTTGAGGGAAGACTCGGATAGAGAATGGCCTTACGAAGATTCCGGTAGTGCGATCAAGTCGTTTAACAATGGCTCCGTGGATCCTACGGTACCTGATATTCAGATGAACGATGATCTGAGAGAACAGGAGGAGAACATTGTGGGTAAAACgtcaatatcaattataatcctTCGTTACAATTCGAATCGACgtaatcgttttttcttttctcataaaGATATCACCAAAGAGTCCGGAAGAGACGTTGAGTATAGGTGTAAAGAGAAAAGCTGAAATGATTGGGAAAAGGGGTGGTGTTAACGAAGGAAGGGGGGAAATGAGGAGCTCGTTAAAGTCAGACAGAGCCCAATATAAACCTTTCTCGTGCGATCTTTGCATTTTGGCATTCACAAGAGCGTCTCACTTGGCCAGACATAGAAGAGTACATACAGGCGAGAGACCGTTCGCGTGTAACATATGTCCGAGAATGTTTGCAAGACAGGACAAGTTGAAACAACATCTCGACTCGCATTTGCAATCTTCCAAGAGAAAGACTAATTTAACCGCGGCGCACACCGTGTCGACTCCAACGGTACCGGTGAAAGGAAAACGTGGAAGACCGAGGAAGGTTTGAACGATGATAACTTCGATAAGATTATCGAAGTAAGGTAATCGTCCTTGTTCACTCGACTCGATTGAAAATCTTTGACGATTTTTCAGGTGAATACGGAACAGTCGGTTATACAAGACTTTTTGAAGTTTGGCGAATTCAGCTCGCTTCTCGACAAGTCTCACTCTAACGATACTTTGAGTAAAAATGATGAAACATCAACGAAAACATCGCCGACGACCATGACGTcgacgacaatgacaacgGCGGAAGGCGAAAAGAGAGTCACCACCAATCGCGAAGAATATTCTAAACAAAGGGACGCGGATAACAATGGCAAAGACAAGGATAAGAGTAAAGACGAGGTTGATTATGGATGCCAGGTCGAGAATAGTCGAGATATGCCACGTATCGATTTTCAGGGATAagatcatttttcaaattcatACGTGCCGTTGGGATCATTTGGTTGCGCTTATTCGTTTATCTTGTACCTGAGGTATATTACGTACGCTGGCGACTAGGCGACTACGTTGCACTTACGAATTctcaataaaagtaataaaaagaacgatgaAATTAACGATCAAGAAGGAGAATCAAACTTCGATAGATCGTAGTATTAATCCACGTTCAAGTGACTGTTTCTTTTAACCGCGATAAGATTACCGGAAGGGAATACTAATCTACGCTGCTGGAGAGATTCGACCaaattacgtttatcgacCAAATTAGTGCGGAGATAATTTACTCTGTAAATTCATCCGGTCCccttttctaaataaaacgAGACAGGAAATGATTGTTCTGCTATTGGTATCTATTCGAACGAGAAAACGAATGCACTACTGATCGACACGCTATACgttcatatatacgtaaatcgCAAAATATTCGTTGTGAAATTAGAATTGTAATgctattaacaattatttaacgaCTTAATCGTTGTATCGAACACATACGTGCGGTGTATGCAATACATTTTACAACTAGAAATTGGCTCGATGATAGGATTTTGAGTCAATATGTGCGTAccatacattaaaaataattccgaATTATTTTGTCATACGATTACGATTACGATAAGTCAAGTACAAATCTCCAAATATTATTGCACCGAAGGCAAAGTGTGCGTGTCTGGCTGGTATATATTGGAAAGGATCTATACCTGAATTGTATATCATTAGACGTATTTTCCATATATGCCATTTCAATTTGTTAGTGCGTAAAAGGAAAACTTGGTTCGTCGAACGAACAAAAGTTCATTGTTTCGTATATCTTCTTGGTGTTTAttgtttaaacgaatttaGATTAGATGTTATCGGGTATATTCGGAAAGATACCTCATCGTATTTCGTACGATTCAAACtgatgtgtttatatataaatatatatatatatatatatatatatatatatatatatatatatatatacatatacatatacatatatatatatacacacatatatatctcgAAGGACGTTTTTACTTTGGTCATTATTACATGATATTATATCATACGACGGATAGCCAAGTTAATGccatagaataaaattataggagttttatttcttttgtttattattcatCTATATCAAAACACATATGAAAGGAATGAGCTTCGACGTATTAAAGGAACGAATTACATATACGATATAGAAGATTTTTCAAGATATATTGCAATTCAAATTCTATTCTTGCAGATTACGTGATATAAGATTTTGCAATATTTTAGTCGTATCGTTTTCGTAACATGTGTTCGATTAGACATtggcaaaaagaaagaaaagaatatcagTTAGTCCAATAGTTTTGCCTCTTTAATTGATTGTTGTTGTTTGTTAAAGTGCCGTTTCGTTCTAGTTATCAACGATCGCTGATTAACGATCCAATACTTATTATCTCACTTttttaggttttttttttttttaaatcatgtGCAATTTTTTAAGTGATATACTATAACGTGGCAAGCTACGAATGAACTCTATGTAATTTCGTGGATGCCCATGCGAGTGAACATAAGTGAGTCTCCATATCTTATAAGTGTATTATGTAGTgacatgtaaataatatatcttacgACGACATAACTTTCGCTTTATTCGCTTCCTCACATTTTagcgtttttctttcttaaaaatagataacaaATCGACATAAATTAGAATGCGACTTTCGACCaaaaaatgatcgaatatCAATAATTCATTCGCCCTCGTTTATACCACACAGCGAATTATAAAGACCATTTAACTTATACAAGCTATCTCGATATGGATGTAAATATGAAGCAATGAAAAACTTACCATCGATACTGTTGTCGTCTTCGTCGCGTTACAAGTTAaagcttcttttttatttcaaatttttcaatcgaGATAAATAAGGAATCTTGAATAATGTATGGGATGGGATAGAAAAGTAGGCATTCTTCATCGATAACATAATTTTACTCACTCAATAAAAACTTTACATAATAATGACGTATCACGTAGTAATAATTCTTTAGGTATATCGATCATGCAACGATACGTTTTTGTGTTacactttgtttcttttttttttccttttttatgtaACAGTGAATAATGTACCACTGCTGATCTCGATCTcatcttgttttctttcttcgttctctctctctctctctctctctctctctctctctctctctctctctcttgatatttctttatttttatatcattcgttTCCTTACAAGTCATATATACGTTTCGCTGTTAATTATACGCCTTCGCAATGTACAGcgtttttataaatagaattcGTATTCCATTAAGCAAGCACGATTTGGACAATTACGCGCGCACCTTcaacatttcatttcttttcatttttattcgttcggcAGGTCATTAAAGATTTCGAGTTACGCTCTTTCAAAATCGTATCGATTTAGGCATCCGAACGAATCGACATCAATTCGTTCGATTCACACtgacgttgttatcgttaagaATAGGTTTGGTATTGCGgacaaattaaaaatcgtaCGTAAGTTTATTGACCAAATCGATATTCACACGAGTTTGTTTACCCTTTCGAATTTAAAGCCGGGAAATAAGTGCAATTTCGActgtatttatcattaaagaattcttttctttcttactcttaaTTTGTGACGACTTTCATTGAAAATGACATACTATTTACGTAAATGTTTTAaatgaacgatattaattattctaagtTTTTATCTAACGATCTTAGGAATATACGTATTTTCTTGTTCTTGGTAAACCATGAAATTCTTTACTACTATTCGATTTCGTTTGTAACGTGCGCGCGTCAATGTCAACGCCTgcttattcattattttctcttgttcacctttccttcttttctttttcttattttcttttttctttttttctttttttttttttttttttacgtctcGATACTTATTTGTACGTAAATTAATATCGCTTTATACCGATGTATATCTAGATTTTTGTCGCGTACGAACGttatttagaatattatttcagTGAGCAAGTAACTGGGAGAGCCTCTGCCCTTTTTCGCTTCTCTTCCTACATTTCATgtctgttctttttccttatcttttattatttttctcatgaCTTACAACCCTCgagtttttcattctttccttgGCAGTCAACGAAAGCGTTCCAGTTACGACGTACTTTATGCCTTGTGTGTTAACTTAATGCgccgtgtctctctctctctctctctctctccctctcgctcgcgcgcgcgcgcgcgcgcatcgTTGATACCACGTATACACTCGTACTCACAAGTACATTCACGCGCGGACGCATGCATTAGACACATTCGTTACCCATCGCTTTTTACGTCTCGTCTTTCGTCCTTCCCTTGactcgattatatatattacaacatATCCTTTTTCGTCGCGCTCGCAAACTCGCTGAAGGACAGTTTACATGCTTTTTACTTTGTTCAGTGCGAAGGCATACGCGCGAAAATAGAGATATTCTTTGTAGCTTTTGAAAATCTCGTAGGACCGTGAAAGTcgctcgaagaaaaatttagaaaaatatgcGCTTAcggaaatgtaataataatcaaaaagaaaatctattaGCGAAATGAATGTACCGAGGCGAGACAGAGAGCAGGTCAAACAGAAGCAAAAGTTAAGAAAGATTGTAAAATAATGGAATAATggaatgtgaaaaaaaaactgaat
This window contains:
- the LOC124430341 gene encoding zinc finger and BTB domain-containing protein 14-like isoform X1 translates to MWKANFFLLLSQTSIRNIFPLLCILRACFSLFRFSLRRQRKAGTAIGFSRSGLQSAKIMGEKTFNLTWNNHLANLSGLFEGLYKSGSLTDATLACQGGMLRAHRLVLAACSPYFERVFKEHYGEQPILILKGVAVEEMECLLDFMYRGSIDVTEEHLPSLIKTATDLEIRGLSGDQRNQDNGRSSYNRVDPRTQRCHIETRVHTTEYMKEPSVIPFLPKQSSVDSLEDTIKVEEIEVEDDPMVMDGHEDSFDEPLRSSGTQIRRIPPPMYKRETRFKGQKRVSVGRITRNSDPLDIKPKDRSSLREDSDREWPYEDSGSAIKSFNNGSVDPTVPDIQMNDDLREQEENIISPKSPEETLSIGVKRKAEMIGKRGGVNEGRGEMRSSLKSDRAQYKPFSCDLCILAFTRASHLARHRRVHTGERPFACNICPRMFARQDKLKQHLDSHLQSSKRKTNLTAAHTVSTPTVPVKGKRGRPRKVNTEQSVIQDFLKFGEFSSLLDKSHSNDTLSKNDETSTKTSPTTMTSTTMTTAEGEKRVTTNREEYSKQRDADNNGKDKDKSKDEVDYGCQVENSRDMPRIDFQG
- the LOC124430341 gene encoding zinc finger and BTB domain-containing protein 14-like isoform X2, encoding MDELSVMHERLRSSQYCIGLQSAKIMGEKTFNLTWNNHLANLSGLFEGLYKSGSLTDATLACQGGMLRAHRLVLAACSPYFERVFKEHYGEQPILILKGVAVEEMECLLDFMYRGSIDVTEEHLPSLIKTATDLEIRGLSGDQRNQDNGRSSYNRVDPRTQRCHIETRVHTTEYMKEPSVIPFLPKQSSVDSLEDTIKVEEIEVEDDPMVMDGHEDSFDEPLRSSGTQIRRIPPPMYKRETRFKGQKRVSVGRITRNSDPLDIKPKDRSSLREDSDREWPYEDSGSAIKSFNNGSVDPTVPDIQMNDDLREQEENIISPKSPEETLSIGVKRKAEMIGKRGGVNEGRGEMRSSLKSDRAQYKPFSCDLCILAFTRASHLARHRRVHTGERPFACNICPRMFARQDKLKQHLDSHLQSSKRKTNLTAAHTVSTPTVPVKGKRGRPRKVNTEQSVIQDFLKFGEFSSLLDKSHSNDTLSKNDETSTKTSPTTMTSTTMTTAEGEKRVTTNREEYSKQRDADNNGKDKDKSKDEVDYGCQVENSRDMPRIDFQG
- the LOC124430341 gene encoding zinc finger and BTB domain-containing protein 14-like isoform X3; this translates as MGEKTFNLTWNNHLANLSGLFEGLYKSGSLTDATLACQGGMLRAHRLVLAACSPYFERVFKEHYGEQPILILKGVAVEEMECLLDFMYRGSIDVTEEHLPSLIKTATDLEIRGLSGDQRNQDNGRSSYNRVDPRTQRCHIETRVHTTEYMKEPSVIPFLPKQSSVDSLEDTIKVEEIEVEDDPMVMDGHEDSFDEPLRSSGTQIRRIPPPMYKRETRFKGQKRVSVGRITRNSDPLDIKPKDRSSLREDSDREWPYEDSGSAIKSFNNGSVDPTVPDIQMNDDLREQEENIISPKSPEETLSIGVKRKAEMIGKRGGVNEGRGEMRSSLKSDRAQYKPFSCDLCILAFTRASHLARHRRVHTGERPFACNICPRMFARQDKLKQHLDSHLQSSKRKTNLTAAHTVSTPTVPVKGKRGRPRKVNTEQSVIQDFLKFGEFSSLLDKSHSNDTLSKNDETSTKTSPTTMTSTTMTTAEGEKRVTTNREEYSKQRDADNNGKDKDKSKDEVDYGCQVENSRDMPRIDFQG
- the LOC124430341 gene encoding zinc finger and BTB domain-containing protein 14-like isoform X4, coding for MWKANFFLLLSQTSIRNIFPLLCILRACFSLFRFSLRRQRKAGTAIGFSRSGLQSAKIMGEKTFNLTWNNHLANLSGLFEGLYKSGSLTDATLACQGGMLRAHRLVLAACSPYFERVFKEHYGEQPILILKGVAVEEMECLLDFMYRGSIDVTEEHLPSLIKTATDLEIRGLSGDQRNQDNGRSSYNRVDPRTQRCHIETRVHTTEYMKEPSVIPFLPKQSSVDSLEDTIKVEEIEVEDDPMVMDGHEDSFDEPLRSSGTQIRRIPPPMYKRETRFKGQKRVSVGRITRNSDPLDIKPKDRSSLREDSDREWPYEDSGSAIKSFNNGSVDPTVPDIQMNDDLREQEENIISPKSPEETLSIGVKRKAEMIGKRGGVNEGRGEMRSSLKSDRAQYKPFSCDLCILAFTRASHLARHRRVHTGERPFACNICPRMFARQDKLKQHLDSHLQSSKRKTNLTAAHTVSTPTVPVKGKRGRPRKV
- the LOC124430341 gene encoding zinc finger and SCAN domain-containing protein 5B-like isoform X5, giving the protein MECLLDFMYRGSIDVTEEHLPSLIKTATDLEIRGLSGDQRNQDNGRSSYNRVDPRTQRCHIETRVHTTEYMKEPSVIPFLPKQSSVDSLEDTIKVEEIEVEDDPMVMDGHEDSFDEPLRSSGTQIRRIPPPMYKRETRFKGQKRVSVGRITRNSDPLDIKPKDRSSLREDSDREWPYEDSGSAIKSFNNGSVDPTVPDIQMNDDLREQEENIISPKSPEETLSIGVKRKAEMIGKRGGVNEGRGEMRSSLKSDRAQYKPFSCDLCILAFTRASHLARHRRVHTGERPFACNICPRMFARQDKLKQHLDSHLQSSKRKTNLTAAHTVSTPTVPVKGKRGRPRKVNTEQSVIQDFLKFGEFSSLLDKSHSNDTLSKNDETSTKTSPTTMTSTTMTTAEGEKRVTTNREEYSKQRDADNNGKDKDKSKDEVDYGCQVENSRDMPRIDFQG